A portion of the Eulemur rufifrons isolate Redbay chromosome 30, OSU_ERuf_1, whole genome shotgun sequence genome contains these proteins:
- the GABRE gene encoding gamma-aminobutyric acid receptor subunit epsilon encodes MLPKVLLLFLSIFLTFQSRVEGPTIPSRNEAPGHEDVVYGPEPRPFGPEPRPLERQLLAEETKPTTGLTAPATGRHVGKLPEASRILNTILSNYDHKLRPGIGEKPTVVTVEFSVNSLGPLSILEMEYTIDIIFYQTWYDKRLCYNDTFETLVLNGNVVSQLWIPDTFFKNSKRTQEHVITMPNQMVRIHKDGKVLYTIRMTIDAGCSLHMLKFPMDSHSCPLSFSSFSYAESELLYKWEDFQLEINEKNSWKLFQFDFTGVSNKTEIISTPSGDFMVMTFFFNVSRRFGFVVIQNYVPSSVTTMLSWVSFWIKKESAPARTSLGITSVLTMTTLGTFSRKNFPRVSYITILDFYIAICFLYCFCALMEFAVLNFLTYNQKKAHASPKLRHPRIDSRAYARSCARARARAHARQHQEVFVCEIVTSEGSDGEELPSCSVHRSPSPGSPEGPRSFYSRLSFCAWFKGLKKYFCMVPDCEGRTWQDGRLCIHIYRLDNYSRIVFPVTFFFFNVLYWLVCLNL; translated from the exons GGTTGAGGGACCTACGATTCCATCCAGGAATGAAGCCCCTGGCCATGAGGATGTTGTCTATGGCCCTGAGCCCCGGCCTTTCGGCCCTGAGCCCCGGCCTCTTGAAAGGCAGCTCCTCGCTGAAGAAACAAAGCCCACT ACTGGGCTCACTGCGCCTGCAACTGGCCGCCATGTTGGCAAACTGCCAGAAGCTTCTCGCATCCTGAACACTATCCTGAGTAACTATGACCACAAACTGCGCCCTGGCATTGGGG AGAAACCCACTGTGGTCACTGTTGAGTTCTCTGTCAACAGCCTCGGCCCTCTGTCCATCCTGGAAATG GAGTACACCATCGACATCATCTTCTACCAGACCTGGTATGATAAACGCCTCTGTTACAATGATACCTTTGAGACACTTGTTCTGAATGGCAATGTGGTGAGCCAGCTGTGGATCCCAGACACCTTTTTTAAGAATTCTAAGAGGACCCAAGAGCATGTGATCACCATGCCCAACCAGATGGTCCGCATCCACAAGGATGGCAAGGTGTTGTATACGATTAG gATGACCATTGATGCTGGATGCTCACTCCACATGCTCAAATTTCCAATGGACTCTCACTCTTGCCCTCTGTCTTTCTCTAGCT TTTCCTATGCTGAAAGTGAGTTGCTCTACAAGTGGGAAGATTTCCAGCTTGAAATCAATGAGAAGAACTCCTGGAAGCTCTTCCAATTTGATTTTACAGGAGTGAGCAACAAAACTGAGATTATCTCAACCCCATCTG GTGACTTCATGGTCATGACGTTTTTCTTCAACGTGAGCAGACGGTTTGGCTTTGTTGTCATTCAAAACTACGTCCCTTCTTCTGTAACCACGATGCTCTCCTGGGTTTCCTTTTGGATCAAGAAGGAGTCTGCTCCAGCCAGGACCTCCTTAG GGATCACCTCCGTACTCACCATGACCACACTGGGCACCTTTTCTCGCAAGAATTTCCCACGTGTCTCCTATATCACAATCTTGGATTTCTACATCGCCATCTGCTTTCTCTACTGCTTCTGCGCTCTGATGGAGTTTGCTGTGCTCAACTTCCTGACCTACAACCAGAAGAAAGCTCATGCTTCTCCGAAACTCCGCCAT CCTCGTATCGATAGCCGTGCCTATGCCCGTTCTTGTGCGCGTGCCCGTGCTCGTGCCCACGCCCGCCAGCATCAGGAAGTTTTTGTGTGCGAGATTGTCACCTCTGAGGGAAGTGATGGAGAGGAGCTCCCGTCTTGCTCAGTCCACCGGTCCCCTAGCCCAGGTAGCCCCGAGGGTCCCCGTAGCTTCTACTCCAGGCTGTCCTTCTGTGCATGGTTCAAGGGTCTTAAGAAGTATTTCTGCATGGTCCCCGACTGTGAGGGTAGGACCTGGCAGGATGGCCGCCTCTGCATCCATATCTACCGCCTGGATAACTACTCTCGAATTGTTTTCCCAGTGACCTTCTTCTTCTTCAATGTGCTCTACTGGCTTGTTTGCCTTAACCTGTAG